GCAGGGCGTGAGCTTCCAGTGCAACCCGGGGGAGGTGCTTGCGCTCGTCGGCGAGAACGGAGCAGGCAAGAGCACCGTGGCCAAGATGCTCGCCGGTGCCGTGACTCCGACCTCGGGCAGCATCGTCGTCAGTGGCCGGCCCCTCGCATCCGGCAGCGTCCGGCAGTCGAGGCAGTCCGGAGTCCGGTGCGCCTTCCAGGAACTCGCCCTGGTGCCCGACTGGACCGTCGCCGAGAACCTCGGCCTCCCGGACGGTGCTCCCTACCGCGGGTTCTCGCAGAAGAAGTCGGTGGTCGCGGCCGCCGAACTCCTGGAGACCTTCGACCTCCCCCACATCGATCCGCGGGCGACGGTGGGAACCCTGTCGCTCGCGGACCGGCAGCTGGTGGAGATCGCCCGGGCGCTCGCGGGGCGGCCGAAACTGCTGATCCTCGACGAGGCATCATCCGCCCTCACCCCGCCGGGGGTCGCCTGGCTCTTCCAGCGCATCCGGGACCTCACCGCCGAGGGCGGCAGCGTCATCTACGTCTCGCACCGCCTGGGCGAGATCGCCGAGATCGCCGACCGTGGAGCAGTCCTCCGCGACGGGAAGGTCGCCGGGGAGTTCGTCCGCGGCAGCTGGACGGACGACCAGCTCATCTCGCTGATGGCAGGCCGCGAGGCCGCACGGTTCTTCCCCGACCCGCCGGCCCGTACGACGGATGCGACCGCGCTGTCCGTGACCGGCCTCCGGTCCGAGGGGGTGCACGGCATCGACCTCTCCCTGGGAGCCGGCGAGATCCTCGGGATCGGCGGCCTGCAGGGCCATGGGCAGGCGGAACTGCTGCGGGCGCTGTTCGGGGCTGCCCCGGCGACCGCCGATTCCTGGGTGATCGCCGGCCGCTCCGTGTCGGGCACGACACCTGTGCGATCGGTGCGGCACGGCGTCGGCTACGTTCCGGAGGACCGGAAGCGTGAGGGCCTGGCACTGGAGATGACCGTCGGGGAGAACCTCCTGGTCCCCTGGTTCAAGGCCTACCAGCTCGGCGGACGGCCACGGGTGGCCCGGGAGCGGGGGTGGATCGACGGCATCCTCGCAGCGCTGTCGGTCCGTACCCGCGGCCCGAACGAACTCTCGGGCGCGCTGTCGGGCGGCAATCAGCAGAAGCTCGTGTTCGGCAGATGGATGAACCGGGCCCGCACCGTCGTCCTGCTGCATGATCCGACCCGCGGCATCGACGTGCGGGCGAAGCAGGAACTGTACGAGGCGATCGTGGACCTGGCGAAACAGGGCGTAGGCATCGTGTGGTTCTCGACCGAAGTGGAGGAACTCGTGCACGTATGCCATCGGGTCGTCGTCCTGTACCAGGGCACTGTCATCGATGAACTGACAGGCACGCGACTCACCGGGGATGCCGTCGTCGGCGCCTCCATGGGACTGAGGGCAGCCGCATGAGCGTCGCCGCACCGGCCCGGATCCTGCGTTCCGCCCGGATACCGCGTTCCGCCGGGATCACCCGGCTGCGCCGCGAGGGAGCTATCGCGCCGATCACCGCGTTCGTCGTGTTCTTCCTCGTCTACGTCATCATCAACCCGGAGCTCCTCACCCGTTTCCAGCTGCAGACCGCCGCGAACCTCGTGGTTCCCCTGGCACTGGTCGCGCTGGGACAGCTCCTCATCGTGCTGGTCGGCGGCATCGACATCTCCATCGGCGCCATCATGAGCCTCTGCAACGTCGTGTTCGCGACGCAGCTCGAGATCGTCCCGGTGCCCGTCGCCATCCTCCTGGCGGTCGGCGTCGGACTCGCCTGCGGACTGTTCAACGGGCTTCTGGTCGCCTACGGCGGGCTGCCGGCCATCGCCGTGACGCTGGCAAGTGCGTTCATCTTCGGATCCATCGCCCGCGAAGTGCTCGACCGGCCCGGCGGAGGGATCACTAAGGCGATCTACCTCGCCACGAGCGGTGAACTGCTGCCCTACCTCCCCGTCTCGCTGGTGTGGCTGTCCGTCGTCGCCGTGCTCCTGTGGCTCCTGCTGCAGCGCACCGCGCTCGGCCGCCACATCTACGGCGTCGGATCGAACATGGAGAGCGTGAGGGCCGCCGGCCTCAACGCGCGACTCACCAAGTTGCTCGCGTTCGGCCTCTCGGGAATGATCACGTCCGTCGGGGCCATGATGCTCGCCGCCTCCACGGTCACAGGGGACCCCAGGAGCGGGGACGCGTACCTCCTGAGCTCGATCGCCGCCGTCGCGCTCGCCGGCGCCGCCTTCACCGGCGGACGGGGCAGCATCATCGGCACCGTCCTCGCCGCCTGCACGCTCGGACTGATCGGCAACCTCCTCTTCTTCGCCGGCATCAACTCCTACTGGCAGTACGTCATCAGCGCCCTCATCATCTTCGTCGTCGTCGGACTGCCGGTGGTCTGGGGCAGAATCACCTTCGCCCTGAAAGGACGCCGGTCATGACCAGCAGCACCGTACCCGCCAGCCAGTCCCCGGCCGGTGCACCGAGCGGGAAGCCATTGGGTTCCGCATCCGTCCGGCAGTTGGGATCGCGCATCCCCCGCAGCACCTGGCCCCTGATCGCCTTCGTGGTGCTGTTCGTGATCGGCGGTCTCATCCGACCGAACCTCATCACGATCGATTCCCTTGTCGGGACCGCGACGTTCGCGATCATCCTCGCGATCGCCTCCTTCGGTCAGACGATCGCCGTCATCCAGGCGGGAATCGATCTCTCGGTCCCGAACACGATCGCCTTCTCCGCCCTCGCGTTCCTCGGGCTCGTCGCTCCGTTCGGTCCCGTCGGCGCCTTCGCGGCGGCACTCCTGACGGGGGCCGTGATCGGTCTCCTCAACGGGGTGGTCATCTCGAAACTCGGGCTCACCCCGATCGTGACGACCATCGCCATGAACGGCCTGCTGTTCGGCGCCATTCTCCTCGTGTTCAACTTCTCCGAACTCACCGCGATCCCGGAATCACTCCTCGCCATCACGTCGGCGAAGATCTCCCTGCTCGGCGTGGAGACGGCCGCAGTGCTTCCGCTGGGACTGGTGCTCATGGGGGTCCTGCAGTTGGTGCTGAGCTTCACCGGGTGGGGACGTTCGCTCTTCGTCGTCGGCTCAGCGGCCGAGGTCGCGCGGCTCGGGGGTCTTCCCGTGGACCGCATCCGGATCGGCGGCTATGTGCTGAGCGGCGTCCTGGCGGCATTCGCCGGCGTGGTCATCGTGGGCTACTACCAGCAGGCCTCGGCCACGATGGGGGCGAGCTATCTGCTCTCCTCCGTCGCGGCCGTCGTCGTCGGCGGGGCCTCGATCTTCGGCGGCCGAGGGTCGGTCGTCGGAACCGTGGGAGGCGCGCTGGTGCTCGCGCAGGTCTCCACCCTCGTGGCCGTGCTGAACCTCGGAGCCAACATCCAGCAGCTCATCTACGGGGTCATCATCCTGCTCGTCATCTCCCTGTACGGCCGGCGGAATTCTGCCTGAGCGTGAGTGCCTGGGCTGCAGGCGCTGCGGCATCCTGCTCGCGTGCTCGACGGCCGGCTGACGCCCGTCGTCATGCGCCGGCGGGCGCCACCTGCTGGCGGCGTTCCGCGGCCGTCGGATCCCCCGGCAGGTCCGTACCGCGGAGCGAGCACCCCACCGTCTCCCTCGCGAACGGGAGTGCCGCCATCCCCACCAGGCACGCGGCCATCATGTAGAAGGCCGGCACGAGGAGATTGCCTGTCGCACCGATGAGCGCCTCGTTGACCAGGGGCGCCGTGCCGCCGAAGAGCGCCGTGGCGATGTTGTAGGTGACGGCGAAGCCGGCGAAGCGGACGTGGGTGGGGAACATCGCCGGGAAGGTCGCCGAGATCGTGGCCAACTGCAGGACGTACAGGATCCCGAGGACGGCGAAGCCGATCAGGGCTCCGACGAAACCGGTGCCGATCAGCAGGTACATGGGGATCGCGGCGACGAACAGGCCCACCAGGGAGGTCCACCACATCGGTTTGCGGCCCACGCGGTCCGACAGGCTGCCGGCGAACGGGATGAGGCACATCATGACGAGCTGCCCCACCAGGATCAGGGTCAGCGAACTGTTGGCGGTCAGCCCGATCTGGCTCTCCAGATAGGTGGGCATGTAGCCGAGCAGCGTGTAGTTGGCGACATTCAGGGCGATGACGAGCCCGGTCATGGCGAGCATCGGACGCCAGTAACGGGAGACGAGGTCCTTCAGCGCGGACCCCGTGCTCGCCTCGACCCCGGCGCTGTCCTCGAGTTCGCGGAAGACCGGGGTGTCCTCGAGCTTCGACCGGAGGTACAGCCCGACGAGGCCCATGGGCCCGGCGATCAGGAACGGCAGGCGCCATCCCCAGTCGGTCATGGCCTGCTCGCCCAGGATGATCTGGAGGAACAGGGTGATGGCGGTGCCGAGGGCGAAGCCGAAGATAGTGCCGAATTCGAGGAAGCTGCCGCAGAAACCGCGCTTGCGGTCCGGCGAGTACTCGGCCATGAAGGTGGCGGCGCCCCCGTATTCGCCACCCGTGGAGAAGCCCTGCACCATGCGCAGGAACACCAGCAGCGCCGGAGCCCAGTAGCCGACCCGGTCGAAGGTGGGCAGCAGGCCGATGCAGAACGTGGCCCCGGCCATCAGCATGATGGTCAGCGCGAGGACCCTGCGCCGGCCCAGGCGATCACCCAGCGGACCCCAGACGAGGCCGCCCAGCGGTCGGACCAGGAAGGACACCGCGAAGGTGGCCAGGGCCCAGACCGTGCCGGAGCCGGTGTCCCCGCCCGGGAAGAAATTGGCGGTGATGTAGACGACGACGACGGCGTAGACGCCGTAGTCGAACCACTCCGTCGCGTTCCCCACGGCGGACGCCGCGATGGCCCGGCGGATGGTCTTCCGCCCCTCGGCGGTCTCGATCTGCGGAGCGGTGAAGGCGGCGCTGTCCGTCGTCCGGTCTGCCGGTGTCATCATGACCTCCCTGTGTGTGGCGCCATCCACGGTAGGCAGCCTGCAGGCCGGCTTCCAGTCGAAATTGGGCGGTCTGAACCCTTCACTCCGGCGATCCGGTGCTGTAGCGGCCCCCGCCGTCGAGCACTGTCGGGCCGACCGCCCGGACGGTGACCGGCAGCGCTCCGGCGCAGGACTGACCGGTGGCGTGGAAGAGCCCCGGCCCGATGGCTTCTGCCAGGGGACCGGGGCTCGTCGCGGGTCAGGCGTGGTCGGCCAGTTGCCGCTCCCGCAGGACCCGCTCGTCACGGCCCACCGAGTACATGAAGGCGATGGCGAGCAGCACGCAGGCGAGGATCAGGATGAACGTGGTGTCCCAGCCGAAGGTGTGGACCGCGAGGCCGATGCCGGTCGAGGCCAGCGTCGCCCCGAGGACATAGCCGAACAGCCCGGTGAAGCCGGCGGCGGTCCCGGCGACCTTGCGGGGGCTGAGGTCCAGGGCCTGCAGGCCGATGAGCATGACCGGCCCGTAGATCAGTCCGCCGATGACCACGAGGGCCGCGTAGGAGACGCCCAGCGGCCACTCGACGGGCGAGAGCCAGTAGACGAGGACGGCGAGGAAGACCCCGATGAGGAAGGTGATGCCCGCCGGTGAGCGGCGTCCGCGGAAGACCTTGTCGCTGAGGTAACCGCACAGCAGGGTGCCGGGGATGCCGGCGAGTTCGAAGAGGGAGAACCCGGCGATGCCCTCGCCGAGGCTGGCTCCACGCTCGTCCGCCAGGTACACGGGGGCCCAGACCAGCACGCCGTAGCGCAGCGTGTAGACGAAGACGTTCGCGAGGGCGAGTTTCACCATGGTCGCGTTGCGGATGACGTAGCGGTTGACGGTCTGCCAGGTGGTCGCCTCGGCGTCGGCGGCGTCGGACTCCACCGGGGCGGGATCGTCCCGGTACTCCTCGATCGGTGGGAGTCCCTCGGATTCGGGGGTGTCACGCAGGAGGAAGAAGGCGATGAC
This genomic interval from Arthrobacter agilis contains the following:
- a CDS encoding MFS transporter produces the protein MRFLAAPPPAERLDDTTVQKRYPKLRLQVFLGIFVGYAGYYLVRNNVPLVATILRDEEGFSTLGLGIITNAVLVAYGISKFLSAIVSDRSSARLFLPIGLVLSAVANLFIGFVPGVGASVAFFAVIMIFNGFFQGMGWPPSGRTLVHWFSTSERGSKTALWNIAHNVGGAGSGALAGLALATFGTWQAAFWFPGIVCLVIAVIAFFLLRDTPESEGLPPIEEYRDDPAPVESDAADAEATTWQTVNRYVIRNATMVKLALANVFVYTLRYGVLVWAPVYLADERGASLGEGIAGFSLFELAGIPGTLLCGYLSDKVFRGRRSPAGITFLIGVFLAVLVYWLSPVEWPLGVSYAALVVIGGLIYGPVMLIGLQALDLSPRKVAGTAAGFTGLFGYVLGATLASTGIGLAVHTFGWDTTFILILACVLLAIAFMYSVGRDERVLRERQLADHA
- a CDS encoding ABC transporter permease; the protein is MTSSTVPASQSPAGAPSGKPLGSASVRQLGSRIPRSTWPLIAFVVLFVIGGLIRPNLITIDSLVGTATFAIILAIASFGQTIAVIQAGIDLSVPNTIAFSALAFLGLVAPFGPVGAFAAALLTGAVIGLLNGVVISKLGLTPIVTTIAMNGLLFGAILLVFNFSELTAIPESLLAITSAKISLLGVETAAVLPLGLVLMGVLQLVLSFTGWGRSLFVVGSAAEVARLGGLPVDRIRIGGYVLSGVLAAFAGVVIVGYYQQASATMGASYLLSSVAAVVVGGASIFGGRGSVVGTVGGALVLAQVSTLVAVLNLGANIQQLIYGVIILLVISLYGRRNSA
- a CDS encoding MFS transporter, yielding MMTPADRTTDSAAFTAPQIETAEGRKTIRRAIAASAVGNATEWFDYGVYAVVVVYITANFFPGGDTGSGTVWALATFAVSFLVRPLGGLVWGPLGDRLGRRRVLALTIMLMAGATFCIGLLPTFDRVGYWAPALLVFLRMVQGFSTGGEYGGAATFMAEYSPDRKRGFCGSFLEFGTIFGFALGTAITLFLQIILGEQAMTDWGWRLPFLIAGPMGLVGLYLRSKLEDTPVFRELEDSAGVEASTGSALKDLVSRYWRPMLAMTGLVIALNVANYTLLGYMPTYLESQIGLTANSSLTLILVGQLVMMCLIPFAGSLSDRVGRKPMWWTSLVGLFVAAIPMYLLIGTGFVGALIGFAVLGILYVLQLATISATFPAMFPTHVRFAGFAVTYNIATALFGGTAPLVNEALIGATGNLLVPAFYMMAACLVGMAALPFARETVGCSLRGTDLPGDPTAAERRQQVAPAGA
- a CDS encoding sugar ABC transporter ATP-binding protein, which translates into the protein MTDARMDAAAPAAAPEHPGAPDGHPSPVEALLVATDLVKSYGPVQAVQGVSFQCNPGEVLALVGENGAGKSTVAKMLAGAVTPTSGSIVVSGRPLASGSVRQSRQSGVRCAFQELALVPDWTVAENLGLPDGAPYRGFSQKKSVVAAAELLETFDLPHIDPRATVGTLSLADRQLVEIARALAGRPKLLILDEASSALTPPGVAWLFQRIRDLTAEGGSVIYVSHRLGEIAEIADRGAVLRDGKVAGEFVRGSWTDDQLISLMAGREAARFFPDPPARTTDATALSVTGLRSEGVHGIDLSLGAGEILGIGGLQGHGQAELLRALFGAAPATADSWVIAGRSVSGTTPVRSVRHGVGYVPEDRKREGLALEMTVGENLLVPWFKAYQLGGRPRVARERGWIDGILAALSVRTRGPNELSGALSGGNQQKLVFGRWMNRARTVVLLHDPTRGIDVRAKQELYEAIVDLAKQGVGIVWFSTEVEELVHVCHRVVVLYQGTVIDELTGTRLTGDAVVGASMGLRAAA
- a CDS encoding ABC transporter permease codes for the protein MSVAAPARILRSARIPRSAGITRLRREGAIAPITAFVVFFLVYVIINPELLTRFQLQTAANLVVPLALVALGQLLIVLVGGIDISIGAIMSLCNVVFATQLEIVPVPVAILLAVGVGLACGLFNGLLVAYGGLPAIAVTLASAFIFGSIAREVLDRPGGGITKAIYLATSGELLPYLPVSLVWLSVVAVLLWLLLQRTALGRHIYGVGSNMESVRAAGLNARLTKLLAFGLSGMITSVGAMMLAASTVTGDPRSGDAYLLSSIAAVALAGAAFTGGRGSIIGTVLAACTLGLIGNLLFFAGINSYWQYVISALIIFVVVGLPVVWGRITFALKGRRS